The following coding sequences lie in one Schistosoma mansoni strain Puerto Rico chromosome 3, complete genome genomic window:
- a CDS encoding putative 4.1 G protein has product MWLDPTKKIKKQYKNRTSISFSLKVKFFASDPHNLHDEYTRYLVVLQLREDIHKGKLVCNDLQLAAELAALLLQGEFGDYDKKQHTPVFISTFRFLPEEKQTEEFELSVLDKYKALAGRNLTPAASESIYLEKVCLLPDYGVEMHTVKGKDNQLYSLGLTPTGILVYEGQNKIGLFSWPNILKLEMKKNKLKVLVVDKDEQSHKITEHAFCFVLPDNKTCKILWKSAVEHHAFFRLTDRVPAEPKQKQLFRLRSRFHPSFHTEYQLHNLNMFGSSSFRKRKKANTTVVSSATSSPNTPKPSSPVPGKSSGQQICGSSGTSSSFRRVPSKRFTSRPSFAKREVIEDKSDKRERLLQSKEQTRKDFFSEMNKTNNSHDLSHSNKSTHHNMTTQASNVVVHRERENPLTSKLPPAKPSTMPKPNTIPNSGQYGSLNAPSKPPRKLEMKNDISYKNNNTTNSSKFGISTGSKQCFEYTV; this is encoded by the exons ATGTGGCTGGACCCAACAAAGAAAATCAAGAAACAGTATAAAA ATAGAACATCAATTTCGTTTTCGCTAAAAGTCAAATTCTTTGCATCTGATCCACATAACTTACATGATGAGTATACACGTTATCTTGTTGTGTTGCAACTACGTGAAgatatacacaaaggaaaattaGTGTGTAATGATTTACAACTTGCAGCCGAACTGGCGGCATTGCTTCTTCAag GTGAATTTGGTGATTATGATAAGAAACAACATACACCAGTTTTCATTTCGACATTTCGATTTTTACCTGAAGAAAAGCAAACAGAAGAGTTTGAACTTTCAGTGTTGGATAAGTATAAAGCTTTAGC TGGTCGAAATTTAACACCAGCCGCTAGTGAGTCAATTTATTTAGAAAAAGTCTGCTTATTACCAGATTATGGCGTTGAAATGCATACAGTAAAG GGTAAAGATAATCAATTGTACTCGCTTGGACTTACCCCAACCGGTATTCTAGTATATGAAGGACAGAATAAAATTGGCTTATTCTCTTG GCCAAACATTTTAAAGTTAGAAATGAAAAAGAACAAACTCAAAGTTTTAGTTGTGGATAAAGATGAGCAAAGT cATAAAATCACAGAACAtgcattttgttttgttttaccgGATAATAAAACGTGTAAAATTTTGTGGAAAAGTGCCGTAGAACATCATGCCTTCTTTCGTCTTACTGATCGTGTCCCGGCGGAACCgaaacagaaacaattatttcgATTAAGATCACGTTTTCATCCATCATTTCATACGGAATATCAATTGCATAATTTAAATATGTTTGGAAGTAGTAGTTTTCGTAAACGTAAAAAGGCCAATACCACTGTTGTCAGTAGTGCTACATCGTCACCAAACACACCAAAACCATCTTCTCCAGTACCAGGTAAATCAAGTGGACAACAGATTTGTGGTAGTAGTGGTACTTCGTCAAGTTTTCGTCGTGTACCAAGTAAACGTTTTACTTCAAGACCAAGTTTTGCTAAACGTGAGGTCATTGAAGATAAAAGTGATAAACGTGAAAGACTGCTCCAATCTAAAGAACAAACAAGAAAAGACTTTTTCAgcgaaatgaataaaacaaataatagtCATGATTTGTCTCATTCAAATAAATCTACTCATCATAATATGACAACGCAGGCTTCGAATGTAGTTGTACATCGTGAACGTGAAAATCCACTGACATCTAAATTACCGCCTGCAAAACCTTCAACAATGCCTAAACCAAATACAATTCCGAATTCTGGTCAATATGGATCGTTGAATGCACCGAGTAAACCGCCAAGAAAGCTTGAAATGAAAAATGATATTtcctataaaaataataatacaacaaACAGTAGTAAATTTGGGATTTCAACTGGATCGAAACAATG TTTTGAATATACCGTATGA